In Cervus canadensis isolate Bull #8, Minnesota chromosome 6, ASM1932006v1, whole genome shotgun sequence, one DNA window encodes the following:
- the LOC122443341 gene encoding 60S ribosomal protein L3-like yields the protein MSHRKFSAPRHGSLGFLPRKRSSQHRGKVKSFPKDDSSKPVHLTAFLGYKAGMTHIVREVDRPGSKVNKKEVVEAVTIVETLPMVIVGIVGYVETPRGLRTFKTIFAEHISDECKRHFYKNWHKSKKKAFTKYCKKWQDVDGKKQLERDFSSMKKCCQVIRVIAHTQMRLLPLRQKKAHLMEIQVNGGTVAEKLDWARERLEQQVPVNQVFGQDEMIDVIGVTKGKGYKGVTSRWHTKKLPRKTHRGLRKVACIGAWHPARVAFSVAQAGQKGYHHRTEINKKIYKIGQGYLIKDGKLIKNNGSTDYDLSDKSINPLGGFVHYGEVTNDFVMLKGCVVGTKKQVLTLCKSLLVQNKRRALEKIDLKFIDTTSKFGHGRFQTVEEKKAFMGPLKKDRIAKEEGA from the coding sequence ATGTCTCACAGAAAGTTCTCCGCTCCCAGGCATGGGTCCCTGGGCTTCCTGCCTCGGAAGCGCAGCAGCCAGCACCGCGGGAAGGTGAAGAGCTTCCCCAAGGATGACTCTTCCAAGCCCGTGCACCTCACCGCCTTCCTCGGCTACAAGGCTGGCATGACCCACATTGTGAGGGAGGTTGATAGGCCAGGGTCCAAGGTGAACAAGAAGGAAGTTGTGGAGGCTGTGACCATTGTGGAGACTCTGCCCATGGTGATTGTGGGCATCGTGGGCTACGTGGAAACACCCCGAGGCCTCCGGACCTTTAAGACCATCTTTGCTGAGCATATCAGCGACGAGTGCAAAAGGCATTTCTACAAGAACTGGCATAAATCTAAGAAGAAGGCCTTCACCAAATACTGCAAGAAGTGGCAGGACGTAGATGGCAAGAAGCAACTGGAGAGGGACTTCAGCAGCATGAAGAAGTGCTGTCAGGTCATCCGTGTCATTGCCCACACCCAGATGCGCCTGCTTCCTCTGCGCCAGAAGAAGGCCCACCTCATGGAGATCCAGGTGAACGGAGGCACTGTGGCTGAAAAACTGGACTGGGCCCGCGAGAGGCTTGAGCAGCAGGTCCCTGTCAACCAAGTATTTGgccaggatgagatgattgatgTCATTGGGGTGACCAAGGGCAAAGGCTACAAAGGGGTCACCAGCCGTTGGCATACCAAGAAGCTACCCCGTAAGACCCACCGAGGGCTGCGCAAGGTTGCCTGTATTGGGGCATGGCATCCCGCCCGGGTGGCCTTCTCTGTGGCTCAGGCTGGGCAGAAAGGCTACCATCACCGCACTGAGATCAACAAGAAGATCTACAAGATCGGTCAGGGCTACCTCATCAAGGACGGCAAACTGATCAAGAACAATGGCTCTACTGATTACGATCTGTCTGACAAGAGCATCAACCCTCTGGGCGGCTTTGTCCACTATGGTGAGGTGACCAATGACTTCGTCATGCTCAAAGGCTGTGTGGTGGGAACCAAGAAGCAAGTGCTCACTCTGTGCAAGTCCTTGCTGGTGCAGAACAAACGCCGGGCCCTGGAGAAGATTGACCTCAAATTTATTGACACCACCTCCAAATTTGGTCATGGTCGCTTCCAGACTGTGGAGGAGAAGAAAGCCTTTATGGGACCACTTAAGAAGGACCGAATTGCCAAGGAAGAAGGGGCCTAA